One stretch of Vicinamibacterales bacterium DNA includes these proteins:
- a CDS encoding Xaa-Pro peptidase family protein → MKHRLLALAATALASFVAAPAAQQGPPLFATGLPKDEFAARRATLMQRIGDGVAVLQGAAETASYEKFRQSNQFYYLTGVPTPRAIAVIDGLTKRSTLYLLPTNAAMERSEGPLLGAGPAAERLTGFEHVEDRDQFDRTVATLAGRRIYTTVRGETVLMGTPDHSELHRRAREADPWDLQGSREAYFRQKLGEKAPGATFENLDEILDEMRMIKSPREIALLRESSRIAGLTMMEAMRSAEPGMHEYEIEAIGDYIFKQHNAQGPAYFGLVAAGKNAAWPHYHAAQSALTDGDLVLMDYAPDYQYYTSDVTRMFPANGRFSADQRELYGIYVKLYRAIMTSIKPGPTPPIFQEIVRKMDALMASYPFTQEKYKAAATRFVDGYRKRATSTAANPPTLGHMVGMEVHDVQRGFTQYEPGMVFTIEPALTIPEDRVYIRLEDMLVITPAGYENMSAFAPIEIDAIEKLMAEPGMAQLLRKPASTR, encoded by the coding sequence ATGAAACACCGTCTGCTCGCGCTCGCCGCGACGGCTCTGGCCTCGTTCGTCGCCGCCCCTGCCGCGCAGCAGGGGCCGCCGCTCTTCGCGACCGGGCTGCCGAAGGACGAGTTTGCCGCCCGCCGCGCGACGCTGATGCAGCGGATCGGCGACGGCGTCGCCGTGCTGCAGGGCGCCGCCGAGACCGCGTCGTACGAGAAGTTCCGCCAGAGCAACCAGTTCTACTACCTGACCGGGGTGCCGACGCCGCGGGCGATCGCGGTCATCGACGGGCTCACGAAGCGCAGCACGCTCTACCTGCTGCCGACCAACGCGGCGATGGAGCGCTCAGAAGGACCGTTGCTCGGAGCCGGGCCGGCAGCCGAGCGGCTCACCGGCTTCGAGCACGTGGAGGACCGCGACCAGTTCGATCGAACGGTGGCGACACTGGCGGGACGGCGCATCTACACGACGGTCCGCGGTGAAACCGTCCTGATGGGGACGCCGGATCATTCGGAGCTGCACAGGCGCGCGCGCGAAGCGGATCCGTGGGATCTGCAGGGATCGCGCGAAGCCTACTTCCGTCAGAAGCTGGGGGAGAAAGCGCCGGGCGCGACGTTCGAGAACCTCGACGAGATCCTCGACGAGATGCGGATGATCAAGAGCCCGCGCGAAATCGCGCTGCTGCGCGAATCGTCGCGGATCGCCGGCCTGACGATGATGGAGGCGATGCGATCGGCCGAGCCGGGCATGCACGAGTACGAGATCGAGGCGATCGGCGACTACATCTTCAAGCAGCACAACGCGCAGGGGCCTGCCTACTTCGGCCTGGTCGCGGCCGGAAAGAACGCCGCCTGGCCGCACTATCACGCCGCGCAGTCGGCACTCACCGACGGCGACCTGGTGCTGATGGACTATGCGCCGGACTACCAGTACTACACGTCCGACGTGACGCGCATGTTCCCGGCGAACGGCAGGTTCAGCGCCGATCAACGCGAGCTCTACGGCATCTACGTCAAGCTCTATCGGGCGATCATGACGTCGATCAAGCCTGGGCCGACGCCGCCGATCTTCCAGGAGATCGTCCGGAAGATGGACGCGCTGATGGCGTCGTATCCGTTCACCCAGGAGAAATACAAGGCCGCGGCGACGCGTTTCGTTGACGGGTACCGCAAGCGCGCCACCAGCACCGCGGCGAATCCGCCGACGCTCGGCCACATGGTCGGCATGGAAGTGCACGACGTGCAGCGCGGCTTCACGCAGTACGAGCCCGGCATGGTCTTCACCATCGAACCGGCCTTGACGATTCCCGAGGATCGCGTCTACATCCGTCTCGAGGACATGCTGGTGATCACGCCGGCCGGCTACGAGAACATGTCGGCGTTCGCGCCGATCGAGATCGACGCGATCGAGAAGCTGATGGCCGAACCCGGGATGGCGCAGCTGCTGCGCAAGCCGGCCTCGACGCGGTGA